In the Candidatus Eisenbacteria bacterium genome, one interval contains:
- a CDS encoding serine/threonine-protein kinase — MSLAPGTRLGPYEILAPLGAGGMGEVFRARDTRLSREVAVKVLPRHMSDNPEIRARFEREAKTISSLNHPRICTLFDVGREGDTDFLVMELIEGETLADRLGRGALPLPEVLRLGSQVADALDRAHRAGVIHRDLKPGNVMITRGGAKLMDFGLARATGMAGPAGGSGVTMASLTHSPTLAQPLTAEGTLVGTFQYMSPEQLEGRDADARTDLWALGCVLYEMTTGQRAFEGTSQASLISSIMKDEPRPMGDVAQLTPPALDRLVRACLEKDPDHRLQSAHDAGLQLQWISEAGSQAGAPPLNVGRRRNRERLAWIAALAAVSVAAAAGFYLRPGAGDGAALIHASALPPAGVEFSSSWTNPLPLAISPDARLLVYCARNGEGADMLWTRALDSPDARPLAGTENASGPFFSPDGRSIGFFANGKLKRVDVTGGPVITLAETNDPRGGTWGRDGVILFAAKSEGSISRISAEGGGPVAATVLDSSLRETTHRYPSFLPDGRHFLYLARRAGAGAGEEPAIYVGSVDSPRRKRLLGVASNVICASGHLLYVRGGILVAQPFDAGRLATTGPAVPLVEDLRWDERFSRGVFAASRNGLLTFMTGKAKTRTQLLWLDRGGRPLGRVGEPTDYTYGGTPEISPDGGQAAMAILNPDRGTSDVFTVELATGRRSRLTVDASDHPGCTWGHDGKGVVVNDYRQACLLVRKAVGGTGADTLIRQDGWLWPTSASPDGRFILFSGPGRGGQDVFAASVSGEARPIPVASGPGYDQGANFSADGRLVAYVSDESGRSEVYVVTFPEAGGKWQVSQNGGTEPRWSRNGKELFYVDLDNRIVAVELVRSPLGFQAGAVRTLFQFHGAGGSWRYDVSADGTRFLVTAPPEGEAGIPVTLMTNWTAKLRKQ; from the coding sequence ATGAGCCTTGCCCCCGGCACCCGCCTCGGCCCTTATGAAATCCTCGCGCCGCTCGGAGCCGGCGGCATGGGCGAGGTCTTCCGCGCCCGCGACACCCGGCTTTCCCGGGAAGTGGCGGTGAAGGTGCTTCCCCGGCACATGAGTGACAACCCGGAGATCCGCGCCCGCTTCGAACGCGAAGCGAAGACCATCTCATCGCTGAATCACCCCCGGATCTGCACCCTGTTCGATGTGGGCCGCGAGGGCGACACCGACTTTCTGGTGATGGAGTTGATCGAGGGCGAGACCCTGGCGGACCGGCTGGGAAGGGGCGCGCTCCCGCTTCCGGAAGTCCTCAGGCTCGGCTCCCAGGTCGCGGACGCCCTGGACCGCGCGCATCGCGCCGGGGTGATCCACCGCGACCTCAAGCCGGGCAACGTGATGATCACCCGGGGGGGCGCGAAACTGATGGACTTCGGGCTCGCGCGCGCCACCGGCATGGCCGGGCCGGCGGGCGGCAGCGGCGTGACCATGGCCTCGCTGACGCACTCTCCCACGCTTGCCCAGCCGCTGACGGCCGAGGGGACGCTGGTCGGCACGTTCCAGTACATGTCGCCCGAGCAGCTGGAGGGCCGCGATGCGGACGCCCGCACCGACCTCTGGGCGCTGGGCTGCGTGCTGTACGAGATGACCACCGGACAGCGCGCGTTCGAGGGAACCAGCCAGGCGTCGCTGATCTCCTCGATCATGAAGGACGAGCCCCGCCCGATGGGGGACGTGGCGCAACTGACACCGCCCGCCCTGGATCGGCTGGTGCGCGCGTGCCTCGAGAAGGACCCGGACCATAGGCTCCAGAGCGCGCACGACGCCGGGCTTCAGCTGCAGTGGATCTCCGAAGCCGGCTCACAGGCGGGAGCGCCGCCGCTGAACGTCGGACGGCGGAGAAATCGTGAGCGCCTTGCGTGGATCGCAGCACTGGCGGCCGTGAGCGTGGCGGCGGCCGCGGGATTCTACCTGCGTCCCGGGGCCGGCGACGGGGCGGCCCTGATCCACGCGTCGGCGCTGCCCCCGGCGGGGGTGGAGTTCTCATCCAGCTGGACCAACCCGCTGCCCCTGGCCATTTCCCCGGATGCCAGGCTGCTGGTCTACTGCGCCCGAAATGGCGAGGGTGCCGACATGCTCTGGACGCGGGCCCTGGATTCCCCCGACGCACGGCCGCTCGCCGGAACCGAGAACGCAAGCGGGCCGTTCTTCTCGCCCGATGGGCGCTCCATCGGCTTCTTCGCCAATGGCAAGCTCAAGCGAGTCGATGTGACCGGCGGGCCGGTGATCACCCTGGCCGAGACGAATGATCCACGAGGCGGCACATGGGGGCGCGACGGCGTCATTCTCTTTGCCGCCAAGTCCGAGGGCTCCATCTCCCGGATCTCGGCCGAGGGCGGCGGGCCGGTCGCGGCTACGGTGCTGGATTCATCCCTTCGCGAGACGACCCATCGCTACCCGTCCTTCCTGCCCGACGGTCGGCACTTCCTCTATCTCGCCCGCCGCGCCGGCGCCGGGGCGGGGGAGGAGCCGGCGATCTACGTGGGCTCGGTGGATTCGCCCCGGCGGAAGCGTCTCCTGGGCGTGGCATCGAATGTCATCTGCGCGTCGGGCCACCTGCTCTACGTGCGGGGCGGAATCCTGGTGGCCCAGCCGTTCGACGCCGGGCGCCTCGCCACGACGGGGCCGGCCGTGCCCCTGGTGGAGGACCTGCGTTGGGACGAGCGATTCAGCCGCGGCGTGTTCGCGGCCTCCCGGAACGGCCTGCTCACCTTCATGACCGGCAAGGCGAAGACCCGCACGCAGCTGCTGTGGCTGGACAGGGGCGGACGGCCTCTCGGGCGGGTCGGTGAGCCCACGGACTACACTTACGGAGGCACGCCGGAGATTTCCCCCGACGGGGGGCAGGCCGCCATGGCGATCCTGAATCCGGATCGGGGAACTTCGGATGTCTTCACCGTCGAGCTCGCCACGGGCCGCCGCAGCAGGCTCACGGTGGACGCCAGCGACCACCCCGGCTGCACCTGGGGGCACGACGGGAAGGGAGTCGTCGTGAACGACTACCGACAGGCGTGCCTGCTGGTGCGCAAGGCCGTGGGGGGGACCGGCGCCGATACCCTGATCCGGCAGGATGGGTGGCTGTGGCCCACGTCGGCCTCACCCGACGGGCGGTTCATCCTCTTCTCCGGCCCCGGACGTGGCGGACAGGATGTCTTCGCCGCCTCCGTCTCGGGCGAAGCCAGGCCGATCCCCGTGGCGTCGGGGCCCGGATATGATCAGGGTGCCAATTTCTCCGCCGACGGGCGACTGGTGGCCTACGTGTCCGACGAATCGGGACGCAGCGAAGTCTACGTGGTGACGTTCCCGGAAGCCGGCGGCAAGTGGCAGGTGTCCCAGAATGGAGGGACCGAGCCCCGCTGGAGCCGCAACGGCAAGGAGCTGTTCTACGTGGACCTCGACAACCGCATCGTCGCCGTCGAGCTGGTCCGCTCGCCCCTCGGTTTTCAGGCCGGCGCCGTCCGCACCCTGTTCCAGTTTCACGGGGCGGGGGGGTCCTGGCGCTACGATGTGTCCGCGGACGGGACGCGCTTCCTGGTCACGGCACCACCCGAGGGCGAGGCGGGCATCCCCGTCACGCTGATGACGAACTGGACGGCGAAACTGCGGAAGCAGTAA
- a CDS encoding YaiI/YqxD family protein has product MHIYVDADACPVKQEIYRVAQRYELPVTLVAGSWMRIPEGPRYTLEVVAQAFDAADDWIAGHVARGDIVVTADVPLAARCLERGACVLGTTGRPFTEENIGDALATRNLLTDMRGAGMEAGGPAPFDPRDRSRFLQALDRAIAALRRGQE; this is encoded by the coding sequence ATGCACATCTACGTGGACGCCGATGCCTGCCCCGTGAAGCAGGAAATCTACCGGGTCGCGCAGCGCTACGAGCTGCCCGTGACCCTGGTGGCGGGATCCTGGATGAGGATCCCCGAGGGACCCCGGTACACACTTGAAGTCGTGGCCCAGGCCTTCGACGCCGCGGACGACTGGATTGCGGGTCACGTCGCGCGCGGCGACATCGTGGTCACCGCGGACGTGCCTCTCGCGGCCCGGTGCCTTGAACGCGGGGCTTGTGTGCTGGGCACCACCGGCCGGCCCTTCACCGAAGAGAACATCGGGGACGCGCTGGCGACGCGCAATCTCCTCACCGACATGCGCGGCGCCGGCATGGAGGCCGGCGGGCCCGCGCCCTTCGATCCCCGGGACCGCTCGCGGTTCCTCCAGGCGCTGGACCGGGCGATCGCGGCGCTTCGGCGCGGGCAGGAGTGA
- a CDS encoding 4Fe-4S binding protein produces the protein MSTVEEKPKPFLIPEYCKGCGRCVNVCTKGCIAFANEVNPLTGLVPVVLDLAKCTGCGLCIEACPEPYGLRAMELGEDYELQDPAKLFGARRTAAPEPVDIPSQRIPLPRTEPLIIKGNYAAAIGALLAGCRHFYGYPITPSTEGAELMAKLLPKLNGVFLQAVSEVATVNHIYGTGGAGVPCMTFTSSPGFSLMLEGISYMVGAEVPGVFVNVMRGGPGLGNIGPEQSDIGLACHGLGHGHSRCISLTPSTPQEMLDCAILAFELTFKYRNPVLILADGYLGQITGKVQLPGYMLKPGLPRWAVYGDREHRGNLINSIHLQETDLEAHNARLEAKYRSMESEARAESFMTDDAEVLLVACNTPARAAKGAVKSLRDQGVKAGLWRPITIWPFPVRQLRPLLPRTKQLVVVEANAGGQILDELRLNMSKAGVEKLPPVTSVRRFGGVLPQQAEIVDHVKSILAG, from the coding sequence ATGTCGACCGTGGAGGAGAAACCCAAGCCGTTCTTGATTCCCGAGTATTGTAAAGGATGCGGCCGCTGCGTGAACGTCTGCACCAAGGGCTGCATCGCCTTCGCCAACGAAGTGAATCCGCTGACCGGCCTCGTGCCGGTGGTCCTGGACCTGGCGAAGTGCACCGGCTGCGGCCTGTGCATCGAGGCCTGCCCGGAGCCCTACGGCCTGCGGGCCATGGAGCTGGGCGAGGACTACGAGCTGCAGGACCCGGCCAAGCTCTTCGGGGCACGCCGCACCGCCGCCCCCGAGCCGGTGGACATCCCCTCCCAGAGGATCCCGCTCCCCCGCACCGAGCCGCTCATCATCAAGGGCAATTACGCGGCCGCCATCGGCGCGCTGCTCGCCGGTTGCCGTCACTTCTACGGCTACCCCATCACCCCCTCCACCGAGGGGGCGGAACTGATGGCGAAGCTGCTGCCCAAGCTCAACGGCGTGTTCCTCCAGGCAGTGTCCGAAGTCGCCACGGTGAACCACATCTATGGCACCGGCGGCGCCGGCGTGCCGTGCATGACCTTCACCTCCAGCCCGGGCTTCTCCCTGATGCTGGAGGGCATCTCCTACATGGTGGGCGCCGAAGTGCCGGGCGTGTTCGTGAACGTGATGCGGGGTGGCCCGGGACTGGGCAACATCGGGCCGGAGCAATCCGACATCGGACTGGCCTGCCACGGACTGGGCCACGGGCACTCCCGCTGCATCAGCCTCACGCCCAGCACGCCGCAGGAGATGCTGGACTGCGCCATCCTGGCGTTCGAGCTCACCTTCAAGTACCGCAACCCGGTGCTGATCCTGGCCGACGGCTACCTGGGCCAGATCACCGGCAAGGTGCAGCTGCCCGGCTACATGCTGAAGCCGGGCCTTCCCCGCTGGGCGGTCTACGGTGACAGGGAACACCGCGGGAACCTGATCAACTCGATCCACCTCCAGGAGACGGATCTGGAGGCGCACAACGCCCGCCTGGAGGCGAAGTACCGGTCCATGGAGTCCGAGGCGCGCGCCGAGTCCTTCATGACCGACGACGCGGAGGTCCTGCTGGTGGCCTGCAACACACCCGCGCGCGCCGCCAAGGGGGCGGTGAAGAGCCTGCGGGACCAGGGCGTCAAGGCGGGCCTGTGGCGCCCGATCACGATCTGGCCCTTCCCGGTGCGCCAGCTCCGGCCCCTGCTTCCCCGGACGAAGCAGCTCGTGGTGGTGGAGGCCAACGCGGGCGGGCAGATCCTGGACGAGCTGCGGCTGAACATGAGCAAGGCGGGCGTGGAGAAGCTGCCGCCCGTCACCTCCGTGCGCCGGTTTGGCGGGGTGCTGCCCCAGCAGGCCGAGATCGTTGACCACGTCAAGTCCATCCTCGCCGGGTAA
- a CDS encoding 2-oxoacid:acceptor oxidoreductase family protein, with protein MSVFYEKFERHAHGEGLKGQSTHYCAGCGHGLAHKYLANAIEELGIQDNTVLVSPVGCSVFAYYYFDTGNTQAAHGRAAAVAIGQKLANPEAVVISYQGDGDLASIGLAETMAAAQLGLPITVIFINNAIYGMTGGQMAPTSLMGQVTATSPAGREKLNGMPIKMAEIIASLDGPVYVDRVALFTPAGRKKAARAIKKAVQIQKEGRGYAFIEVLAECPTHLKLTPDKAEEWVKENMVPIFPLGVKKDSAAEPWFRMPSPSFDPATFTRVVGATGEAQPRFCKGFPAHVEATDISMKLAGSGGDGAQTAAMLVAVAAINEGFDGTHIPSYGPESRGGTSYADVHVALEEVLNPASPHPDILIAFNAPSLAKFGLTVKEGGYIIFDSSVARDVKPGHPSVTVVGVPFTEIAAGLGKLVVKNIVALGALQAATNIFPEDTFLTAIREALKEKAQLIPLNEQAFAAGAEAARAFMAARKR; from the coding sequence GTGTCCGTCTTCTACGAGAAGTTCGAGCGCCACGCCCATGGCGAGGGCCTGAAGGGCCAGAGCACCCACTACTGCGCCGGCTGCGGGCACGGCCTGGCGCACAAGTACCTCGCGAACGCCATCGAGGAGCTGGGCATCCAGGACAACACCGTGCTGGTGAGCCCCGTGGGCTGCTCGGTGTTCGCCTACTACTACTTCGACACCGGCAACACGCAGGCGGCCCACGGCCGTGCCGCCGCCGTGGCCATCGGGCAGAAGCTGGCCAATCCGGAGGCCGTGGTGATCTCCTACCAGGGGGACGGCGACCTCGCCTCCATCGGGCTGGCCGAGACCATGGCCGCGGCCCAGTTGGGCCTGCCGATCACGGTGATCTTCATCAACAACGCGATCTACGGCATGACCGGCGGACAGATGGCCCCCACCTCCCTGATGGGCCAGGTCACCGCCACCAGCCCCGCGGGTCGCGAAAAGCTCAACGGAATGCCGATCAAGATGGCGGAGATCATCGCCAGCCTGGACGGGCCGGTGTATGTGGACCGCGTGGCCCTGTTCACCCCGGCCGGGCGCAAGAAGGCCGCGCGGGCGATCAAGAAGGCCGTGCAGATCCAGAAGGAAGGCCGCGGCTACGCCTTCATCGAGGTGCTGGCCGAGTGCCCGACGCACCTGAAGCTGACGCCCGACAAGGCCGAGGAGTGGGTGAAAGAGAACATGGTTCCCATCTTCCCGCTCGGCGTGAAGAAGGACTCCGCCGCGGAGCCATGGTTCAGGATGCCCTCCCCCAGCTTCGACCCGGCGACCTTCACCAGGGTCGTGGGCGCCACCGGCGAGGCCCAGCCGCGCTTCTGCAAGGGCTTCCCCGCGCACGTTGAGGCCACCGACATCAGCATGAAGCTGGCCGGTTCGGGCGGCGACGGTGCCCAGACCGCCGCCATGCTGGTGGCCGTCGCGGCCATCAACGAGGGCTTCGACGGGACGCACATCCCCAGCTACGGCCCGGAGAGCCGCGGGGGGACCAGCTATGCGGATGTCCACGTGGCGCTGGAGGAAGTGCTGAACCCCGCGAGCCCGCATCCCGACATCCTGATCGCGTTCAATGCCCCCAGCCTCGCCAAGTTCGGGCTCACGGTGAAGGAAGGCGGCTATATCATCTTCGACAGTTCGGTGGCCAGGGACGTGAAGCCGGGGCACCCGAGTGTGACCGTGGTGGGCGTGCCCTTCACGGAAATCGCCGCGGGGCTCGGGAAGCTGGTGGTGAAGAACATCGTGGCGCTGGGGGCGCTCCAGGCCGCCACCAACATCTTCCCCGAGGATACGTTTCTCACCGCCATCCGGGAGGCCCTCAAGGAGAAGGCGCAGCTGATCCCGCTCAACGAGCAGGCCTTCGCCGCCGGCGCGGAGGCAGCCAGGGCCTTCATGGCGGCGCGGAAGCGATAG